A single window of Pseudostreptobacillus hongkongensis DNA harbors:
- a CDS encoding transposase: protein KKISICYAMKEEMNRIFNLFSFEEASISWENWFNAARESLIEPLVIFANNKLKRIKGLIAHSIHNISTGKLEGLNNKIKVTKRNAYGYRNMEYFFSFLKYLMLPKEYK, encoded by the coding sequence TAAGAAGATATCTATATGTTATGCTATGAAAGAAGAAATGAATAGAATATTTAATCTTTTTAGTTTTGAAGAAGCTAGTATATCTTGGGAGAATTGGTTTAATGCTGCAAGAGAGAGTTTAATAGAACCACTTGTGATATTTGCTAATAATAAGCTAAAGAGAATAAAAGGGTTAATAGCACATTCTATACATAATATAAGTACTGGTAAATTAGAAGGATTAAATAATAAGATTAAAGTTACTAAGAGAAATGCTTATGGGTATAGAAATATGGAATACTTCTTTAGTTTTTTAAAATATTTAATGTTACCTAAAGAATATAAATAA
- a CDS encoding transposase codes for NITVNHIKDITGVHWNTIRKIHKNEIDIKLKLRKEQLKKENYKPKYIAIDEFAILKGHKYATVVLDLELGEAIWIGIGRSKESFRA; via the coding sequence AATATAACAGTAAATCATATAAAAGATATTACAGGAGTACATTGGAATACTATTAGAAAAATACATAAAAATGAAATAGATATAAAATTAAAACTTAGAAAAGAACAACTAAAAAAAGAAAACTATAAACCTAAATATATAGCAATTGATGAATTTGCTATTCTAAAAGGTCATAAATATGCTACTGTTGTATTAGATTTAGAATTAGGTGAAGCTATATGGATAGGTATAGGTAGATCTAAAGAATCTTTTAGAGC